The window ATGCCAATATCGTATTCTAAACGGCGATTCTCAAAGGCGGTATTAACCGTTACGGAGTTGGTGAATAATTCTGCATTGGGAATCACCACCCGCCGCCCATCATAGGTTCTAATCGTCGTGGCGCGGGTTTGAATCTCTTCAACGGTTCCCTCAAAGTTTTTGAAGACAATCTGATCGTTAATTTGAAAGGGTTCAGTTAACAGAATTAATATTCCGGCTAAAAAATTCTGTAAGATATCCCGGAACGCAAAACCAACCGCAACCCCACTAATCCCTAAGAGTTGGACTAAATCTCCGGGTTGGAACGTCGGAATCATAATCGATAAGGCGATAAACAGGCCTAAAAGAACCATCGCCCCCTGGGATAATCGACCGAGAACCAATCCTAAATTCCGGGCTTGGCGATGTCTGCGAGTAACGCGCCGAATCGCCCGTTTTAACAGTCTGGCACCGAACCAAAATATAGCAAAAACAATGACAGCAATGAGTAGATTGGGCAGCAGGATGATGAAACTATCCACCATCGCTTGCATATTAGCGCCTGCTGCCTGAAAAGACTCTTCAAGATTCATTACTAACTACCTGTCATCTGCAAACAGTTTAGATAGTAATGAGTTGGAGAAGTCTTAACATCTACCGTCGAACAGAACTGAGTTCAGCGATTATGAGGGAGTTCTGACTTCAATCACGCTGCCATTAAAGTTATAGGTCATGCCTTCAAGCTCTACGGGAGTCCCGATTTTTAGCTTGCTGTTACCCAGAACCAGACCATTGTCCGTCATTTGGGCATTACCACCCAAGGTGAGTAGCATATCAATCGAGAAAGTGCGATCGCCTCTAGGGTCAGTTTTTGCCTGTACCGAACCATCAGGTTGCGGAACAACCACTGTCCTTTCGAGCAATTGAACGGACTTCACATCCACCCGTCCATAGGGTTGGTTGCGAATAATGATATTCGTCCTTTTGGTTTCATTAAATTCATTAACCAAGTTTTGCGGGTTGAGAATACTTAGGCCCCGCACAATCACATCAACTTCTACGGGTCTTGTTTGGACGCCCACTTGAGCCACCGATCCAGACGTTCCTGGAAAGAAAAAGATGCCAAACAACACCATCAGAATCACAATGGCTGCACCTAAATCGAGAATGCTCAGTTTGCCGAATAAGCGACCTTTAGAGTCCAAAATAGCCATAAACTTGGGTTTCCAGTAACCGAGAAATGCGTCAGATCCCTAGCTGCCACCTCTAGGGTCAAAGTGCGATCGCAGAATAATCAACAGACAGGATAACACGACTCGGCCGCCTTACCGGGGTTCCCTAACTCAGAGGTTAATTCGCCTGAGTCACCGACGGTCTATCTAACGATTGAATATCCGCCGCCGATAGCCCTTCGCCTTGTATCCCAAAGTGCCAAAGCGCCGCCGCCGCCTCTGCTTGAGTTACCGTTTTTTGGGGTTGAAACAGCGTGGTGTAACCAAACGCCCGCCGAATATTCGACTGTTCGCCATTGGCAAAATCGGCTAGGATTGCTCGCAAAGCTCTCGCATTAATCCGAGAAGCATCTTGAAAACCCCAACGTTCCTCTACCGCTTCCACCGTAGCCGTCGGTAAGGCTTGGCGCGTATCAAGCGGCACCTTCCACAGCACCAATTGTTCGCGCGTGAGGGGCGCATCCGGTCGAAATGTCACCGCCGTTGCTTCCCCAGTCAGGGCGCTAGGAATCAAACCCGCTTCTGCGAGGCCTTGAATAATGGCAAAATCGCGATCGCTGCGCGGGACATCCTGAAACGTCGGTTCGGCCGTTGTTGCGGCTAACCGAATTTGTCGGCCCGGACTATTGGCATAAAACCGATTATTGGCAGCCACCAACCACCGCGCATACTGGCGGCGAGTCATCATCTCATTCGGCTGAATCGTTT is drawn from Desertifilum tharense IPPAS B-1220 and contains these coding sequences:
- a CDS encoding mechanosensitive ion channel family protein gives rise to the protein MNLEESFQAAGANMQAMVDSFIILLPNLLIAVIVFAIFWFGARLLKRAIRRVTRRHRQARNLGLVLGRLSQGAMVLLGLFIALSIMIPTFQPGDLVQLLGISGVAVGFAFRDILQNFLAGILILLTEPFQINDQIVFKNFEGTVEEIQTRATTIRTYDGRRVVIPNAELFTNSVTVNTAFENRRLEYDIGIGYGDDVQQAKQLILDTLNNMDEVLAEPPPDALVVDLAESTINIRLRWWIKPPRRADSLDSRDRVLTAVAQTLVAHGIDLPFPTQQILFHDQTEETDGDRSRQREGWPPGDGEVPKPRSIGGSLKQLVLMRQHNQTNGDARDSRHE
- a CDS encoding DUF4330 domain-containing protein codes for the protein MAILDSKGRLFGKLSILDLGAAIVILMVLFGIFFFPGTSGSVAQVGVQTRPVEVDVIVRGLSILNPQNLVNEFNETKRTNIIIRNQPYGRVDVKSVQLLERTVVVPQPDGSVQAKTDPRGDRTFSIDMLLTLGGNAQMTDNGLVLGNSKLKIGTPVELEGMTYNFNGSVIEVRTPS